Proteins encoded within one genomic window of Rhinoderma darwinii isolate aRhiDar2 chromosome 5, aRhiDar2.hap1, whole genome shotgun sequence:
- the MAFA gene encoding transcription factor MafA, producing MASDLAMSAELPNSPLAIEYVNDFDLMKFEVKKEPPEAERFCHRLPPGSLSSTPISTPCSSVPSSPSFCAASPGAQPNVNPNNPNAANKPQLEDLYWMSNYQHHINPEALNLTPEDAVEALIGNPHHHHHQGYDGFRGQHYPGDEMAPSSHHHQVHHHLHNHNHHHLRLEERFSDEQLVSMSVRELNRQLRGFSKEEVIRLKQKRRTLKNRGYAQSCRYKRVQQRHILETEKCQLQNQVEQLKQEVSRLAKERDLYKDKYEKLASRSFTARESPQQSNPGKGSADFFM from the coding sequence GGCCTCTGATCTGGCTATGAGCGCAGAGTTGCCCAACAGCCCTCTTGCCATTGAGTACGTAAACGATTTTGATCTGATGAAATTTGAGGTCAAGAAGGAACCCCCAGAAGCCGAGAGGTTCTGCCACCGCCTGCCACCTGGATCATTGTCTTCCACTCCAATCAGCACCCCTTGTTCTTCGGTTCCCTCCTCGCCCAGCTTCTGCGCCGCAAGCCCTGGGGCACAACCTAACGTGAACCCCAACAACCCAAACGCTGCCAATAAGCCCCAACTTGAGGACCTGTACTGGATGTCTAATTATCAGCACCACATCAACCCTGAAGCCCTCAACTTGACTCCTGAAGATGCCGTGGAGGCGTTGATAGGAAACccacatcaccaccaccaccaaggctATGACGGCTTCAGGGGTCAACACTACCCAGGGGATGAGATGGCACCATCAAGTCACCACCACCAGGTCCATCATCACCTGCACAACCACAACCACCACCATCTAAGGCTGGAAGAAAGGTTCTCTGATGAGCAGCTAGTCAGCATGTCTGTGAGAGAACTCAACCGACAGCTGAGGGGCTTCAGCAAAGAAGAGGTCATACGTCTCAAGCAGAAGAGAAGGACCTTAAAGAACAGAGGCTATGCCCAGTCCTGCAGGTACAAAAGGGTGCAACAAAGGCACATCCTGGAGACGGAGAAGtgtcagctccagaaccaagtggAACAGCTCAAACAAGAGGTGTCCCGTCTGGCCAAGGAGAGGGATCTATACAAAGACAAATACGAGAAGCTGGCCAGCAGAAGCTTCACAGCCAGAGAGTCTCCACAACAGTCCAACCCCGGCAAAGGGTCTGCGGACTTCTTCATGTGA